The DNA region GAAACGCCGCAAGAACTTGCCGTTGCTGCGCTCCACCCTATGCCAAGTGTCGTTTTTGTCCTCCTTCTCCACGTTCCTCTCTCCACTTATCTGAATCACTCTGTCGTCTTCGACCTCCACCTTCACTTCCTCTTTCCTGAGCCCCGGAAGATCCGCCTTGAGAACATGGGCTTCTGGTGTCTCCTTCCAGTCGATCCGGGCGTTCGCAAAAGCCGAAACTTCCCGAGAAGATTCGGGGAAATAGGTGGAAAGTGACGAACGGAATGGAAAGTCCCTGAGGGGGTCCCAGAGGTCGAGAGCGTAGGGATCGAAGCCGTTGCTTCGTCGGTCGCCAAAGAAGCTTGGAATCAGCGACATCTTTTGGGATTGAATTGAGACAAAAGGAGAATTGGGTGCTGAGGAATTTAATTTAAGCCAATAGATGATGCTTTTTCAGTTTTCTTCCACGATGTCGGGCGTTGAGGACTGGTTGCATATTTATAACACTTTAAGAGGGCATTCTAG from Corylus avellana chromosome ca10, CavTom2PMs-1.0 includes:
- the LOC132164407 gene encoding 18.5 kDa class I heat shock protein-like — its product is MSLIPSFFGDRRSNGFDPYALDLWDPLRDFPFRSSLSTYFPESSREVSAFANARIDWKETPEAHVLKADLPGLRKEEVKVEVEDDRVIQISGERNVEKEDKNDTWHRVERSNGKFLRRFRLPENAKMDQIKAAMENGVLTVTVPKVETKKPDVKAIQISG